aggAAATAGGATTCCTCGTAAAGTCCTTGTAACATTACAACgtctttacgaggaaagatAAGGAAACatgattcgtcgtaaagtccttgTTACATTACAAAGCGTTTACGTGGAATttaattttcctcgtaaaagcgtTGTaactttacaacgactttacgacgaaacagtttcgttgtaatattacatccgctttacgacgaaactgcTTTTCGTCGCAACGTCGACGTAATCTacttgtaaatttacgaggaattatgtTCGTCGTAAAACTTCGTTGTAAAGCcagtgttttcttgtagtgatcacCACATGACTTTTTCTCGTACTTTGGCTTCACTCATACGATATTGCGAACCACTTCGCGATAGATCGCTCATTCTTTCATTACTCCAGCGCAAACACGCTTAACTATGGAATTTTAAATGGATGTATGACCTAAAAGATAAGTGAACTTAAATGACATATATTGTCAGATCAATTTATTTAAACCTTTCTTTATGTACCAGAAATCCGGATGTTACATAGAGtatgtcaaatatttttatgaaagaaaatcaaacttcttcatctttctaGGACCACAAATATGTGAGGACTGGCCTTGATGTTTTTAACAGTTACATATATGAAATCAGTTGCTTGATGTTTTGTTTCCCTTCACCTTGTACTAAGTCATAGAAATTAACTACCAAATTCTAGTTTTGCTGCTGTTTGTTCAAAAAGCTCTATTGAAATTAGTAACGTTAAGACACCACAATCAAGTTACATGGTTTGAGTGTTTTTCTTACATACTCTTatccgtttcattttaattgtcattTTCGAGTTGgacacatatattaaaaaacattaaattttacatatttttaaaataaaaacatcattaccaatACAGCTAACCACattttaaccaatagaaaatagattggaatataaaatcaataaattttttattgaaattataaaacgacacttattttgaaacaaaaatttaactTTACAACGACAATTAaattgaaacggagggagtataagatATTAACTTGGTAAAAGTTCTTATGAAACTTGGTTATTTCCAATTCCTCTTTGTCAAACCACAATTTTAAtgattactagattttgatccgtacACCCgtgcatattttttttaacttttaaaaacatACGGTTTATGTTTATTGTGCATAAATATTATGATATTAGCATTGAATTATTGTTGTATTGAATGTTATTTTgctttttattatatactaattatataCACTATTGCAtgttgttttgtattttaagaCTTTTAGGCTTACAAAATTATTAGTAATACAATAAGTAagtgattatttgaatcatgttattcatttttatgtcagttttatattattcatatattaatacttaaaattttgaaaatagtaattattataatataaactgACTACTTATTTTCTGaaggaaaaaatgatttgttttaatatttttgaaatggtaaaaataattttatattgtttttatatcatattatttgtattaataggCGACAAAAAGTTTATTTAAGATCCTAATAATAAATTCAATAATATGAACATAGAAAAGTTTATCAAAAATtgagtataaatatttttttccacaAAAATTGAGTACATGTATTTTGTTAAGTTTCATTCCATCTGAAAATAAAAGTGAGCAAATGCATATGATTGTAATTGATTCAGCCACACTatgacttttgtttttgtttttgataacaaatataatcatatagaaacttaaaattacatatttacgTTTCCTTTTTATAAGATTGTTTGTCATTATTTATGGATTTGTTAATttcagtaattttttttttggtcactaaattaatttttttttcagtaacTTAAAATCATACTTTTATGGATTTTTTATACATAAAAGTTTTTGATTGGTTTTTCATGGTCTGTAGCAAGTTGTGTAGTAACATAATTAATGTGTAGTAACATAATTAATTATccaaaatttgttattttatagaTTTCATTCATAACAACTCATGCTATCAATAATTTTTTCAGAATTAATAATATTACTGACAAATATATTTTGTTCAGCTAGATTTTTTTGCTTCTTGGTTACACTTTCAGCTAGTTTTGAGATCCTTGTCAATGCTTGACATTTCAAACAACAATCTTACAGGTGTTATTCCAAGTTGGATGGGTGAATTTACATCCTTAACTGTGATACTTCTTTCAAACAACTCGTTGGAAGGTAAAATACATATTTCCTTGTTCAATATATCTTATTTAGGATGTTGGATCTATCTGCAAATAATTTATACGGAGATATACCTCCACACAACAATTCTACAATGCCGGCGGTGTTACTCATGCAAGACAATAATTTATCAGGAGAAATTCCAGACACACTGTTAGGAAATGTAGCCATACTTGATCTAAGAACCAACAAATTGTTTGGAAATATTCCAAACTTCAGGAACACTCAAACAATCAGTATTCTTCTTCTGCGAGCGAATAATTTAACAGGTCATATACTTAACCAGGTTTGTGGGCTAACCAACATCCACGTACCTACTGGATCTTGCTAAGAACAGATTAAACTGATCCATACCTTCATGTCTTAGCAACATATCATTTGGTTTGGGGAAAGTTGATGAGTTATATTATTATGATTCTGACTTTGGTTACATTCCTAGTGATGTCTTCACTAGTTATAACCGGGATCAGGTCTTCAGCACCACTGGAAAAATTGGCATATATTTCAAATCGCAGCTTGCGCTTGATCCGTTTATTATGGACTAATTGGCAGGTGCCCAGACTAAAATTGAATTTGCAACAAAGCATCGATATGATGCCTACATGGGTGCAAATCTCCAAAACTTTTCTGGATTGGAACTCTCAGAAAATGAGCTAAGTGGTGAGATCCCAGTGAAGCTAGGAGGTCTTCTGAAACTACATGTTCTCAACCTATCGTACAACTATTTATCAGGCGTGATACCTAGAAGTTTTTCAGGTATGAAGAGTGTGGAAAGTCTTGATCTTTCTTTCAATAAATTACAAGGAAAAATCCCACCACAACTAGCAGATCTGAGTAGTCTATCTGTGTTCAATGTCTCATACAACAACTTATCAGGAGTCATTCCACAGGGAAGACAGTTTAACACCTTTGACATGCAAAGTTACTTAGGTAATCCTCTTCTCTGTGGACAACCAACAAACATAAGTTGTAACGGTAAGGAGCAGGACAACAATGGAGTGAAATATGATGAATCCACAATAGACATGGTTTCTTTCTACTGGAGTTGTACTGCAGCTTATGTGACGCTACTTTTTGGAATACTCGCATCACTCTCTTTTGAATCTTCCTGGAGAAGAGCTTGGTTCCTGTGTGTTGTCACGTCTGTATTCAAATACTTGCAAGTATATGTGTTTGGGATTATACCTTCCATGGATATATGTTAATATGTTTGGAGTCTCTTGTCTATATGGACTGTACTTTTTTTCAGATAATGAGTTAAGTGCTGAAACCTTCATAGATCCTGGAGATCTTTCTGCTTCGTTGATGCAATAAAATAATATCCAATTTTTTCCAAGAAGTTTAATATAATGATATTTTCTCTCTGATATATGGAATAGTTGCTGACATGTTACATTTATCTGCTGCTTTTGAGTTTGTATCTTTAGTTTGGACTCATCGAACTGAAAACAAGGTGGCTGATGCTTTAGCAAAAGCAAGTCTTGTTAGATGAATCTTTTGTATCTGCTCGCATAGACCTTGGAATTAAAGAAGACGCCTCTTGTGAAGTATGCTCCATGATGCTTTAAAGAAATTGTTTCCTTCTTCTTGGTATTATAAAAGTATGCTCCaagatttacatttttttttttttttgcttttatgtATAATCTTGTGAAGTAAGCAAACACATTTGATCTTTAAGACACCTCTGTGGTATTTCAAGCCTTTGCATAAGGGATGACCAATGAAACAATTTGACCCAAGAGCTGTCTTGGAGACTTGGAAGTTTCAGACAATGGAGATGTCCATTCTTGATAGTTATGGAGGCTACCCGTGAAGTCTGTGAAGAGTCCATCAATTCCAATCTCATTGATCCAGTACTCGTATTCCTTATCTGGATCTTGGCTGAAGTTTAAGTGTAGGAACTCGTTTTCATTCCTGTACGTATATGGatgtgatatcttgcatatttacattgttttatccattcatccatgagcattttcatcatatagattaggatttagccatgtctaggttgcattttgcattcattgtccttattaggtgttggagtgtgccatggagtgatttgagatgtttgggagcattgtgatccaaaaggaggtgaaagatgagtatggatggagcctttagagaaatctcctgttgctaagattttgtggagacacaaaaaattgagttagctttctagtggaagtggtttcaagtcatttggagatgtaatgaaggagttatgatcaatttactataggcatatccatcctggtcgagcatcgcagagtgacctctcagagcgacctaccgaggtcgctcccagccagagcgactagCTCAAGTCACTCCTAGCCAGAGCGACCAGgcagagcgaccagctcaagtcacTCGCGTTTTGACGGGTCGAGACACAAAGAAACGCGTCGGGAGTGACCTCctggagcgactatgctaggtcactccgcgtgttttgcttggacgatttttatgttatttcaggggtcttttggtcatttgttttgatgtttttacactttctaaacctaagttaagtactttttGTAAGATTGGGAGGCAGATAATCTCTTTTCTAGAGAAGAACTAGTCTaaaacctcttttgattcagatttcattgctttcatcttgtgttcttgttgatttcttatctatttctctacatggttaatctgaaatccaatatgagtttaagaggaatcatggagattagtgagtaatcaccttttgaattcatgggttagggagattaagggtgattaggttagttctaggatgttttagtgtagatcattcttgttccttgctagtagagtattcctaatgcatcttctgagttggccactcaaaagttgatcaataggcatttcccacccgaaaggtgtttgatgaaatgcctaaGACAACTCtactaggcttttagtatactttgccaaagacatttgttgttaaaggtgctaagatagctaatagacttgttagtaatgattgctttcatattattcaaccaaagacatttgatgtttgagatattttagcaaatgagcatttatctagacatagagcttgcttagaattgtgtctaggcttaaggttgatagtttgattgatcatttgtcatccttagttcgatacttgatcacccaaggtttaatccctatgcccatgagtcctcttttcccttagtcaagaaagtatcattctgttattgttttttagttttagtcatagcttaaaactcatctaaatcattggttgcacttagattaagtgagtacttgcattctcattgctttgatatccctcagaactggttcgacaatcactatactacaacatttgtcttaggagcttgaaaactcttaacatc
This Brassica napus cultivar Da-Ae chromosome C6, Da-Ae, whole genome shotgun sequence DNA region includes the following protein-coding sequences:
- the LOC111204467 gene encoding receptor-like protein 15 isoform X2 is translated as MEGVIPSWMGEFTSLTVILLSNNSLEGAQTKIEFATKHRYDAYMGANLQNFSGLELSENELSGEIPVKLGGLLKLHVLNLSYNYLSGVIPRSFSGVIPQGRQFNTFDMQSYLGNPLLCGQPTNISCNGKEQDNNGVKYDESTIDMVSFYWSCTAAYVTLLFGILASLSFESSWRRAWFLCVVTSVFKYLQVYVFGIIPSMDIC
- the LOC111204467 gene encoding receptor-like protein 15 isoform X1 — translated: MEGVIPSWMGEFTSLTVILLSNNSLEGAQTKIEFATKHRYDAYMGANLQNFSGLELSENELSGEIPVKLGGLLKLHVLNLSYNYLSGVIPRSFSGMKSVESLDLSFNKLQGKIPPQLADLSSLSVFNVSYNNLSGVIPQGRQFNTFDMQSYLGNPLLCGQPTNISCNGKEQDNNGVKYDESTIDMVSFYWSCTAAYVTLLFGILASLSFESSWRRAWFLCVVTSVFKYLQVYVFGIIPSMDIC